From Melitaea cinxia chromosome 3, ilMelCinx1.1, whole genome shotgun sequence, one genomic window encodes:
- the LOC123669667 gene encoding uncharacterized protein LOC123669667, with the protein MEEEVHDRTQNEGCRLWQGVGEYEAHAAVVLGCVFARLPAAELWRCGGVCRAWRRAAADRALWRRALLPRAGPRALRALQETQSAIDHKGHEWSWRTEYALQAARWRRCGRLVGGAGAAPLQCAALHSDDACLALVDEDSTVTIWEHTGSVDREDAAKEWTLRWNGAASAQWRGVAQAQWAPRARRLLLAGQLALVERYEILVLHFDGIKLYSFESVFFKNDSVVSGFRYKQPDTSHSYYEYILRNYKRLLKLQNLHHYNRGASGPGGAACWVRDDAFLAPRLRLLAPRRACTTLWLNAATQEIYSEFAAVATPLLRIYNEAAAHISHILVAEVPSEEATDSQTKTNEDAEFHSEPTAPYFVALRPKKISKDKQRQILIAAGGVAGGPRGQAQALLAWELPALELPMMWVDDVLEQRVQARRTRPRAPDVEPDPAPSEDDVRALCSAPAAVCRLQARVLGVVLHPSGGCVWATTAAGVSCVSLPALAPLLHLPHAAPEPALSPHYLLPCVDEDYFVT; encoded by the exons ATGGAGGAAGAAGTGCACGACCGAACTCAAAACGAGGGCTGTAGGCTCTGGCAAGGCGTGGGCGAGTACGAGGCGCACGCCGCCGTGGTCCTGGGCTGCGTGTTCGCGCGGCTGCCGGCGGCCGAGCTGTGGCGCTGCGGCGGCGTGTGCCGCGCCtggcgccgcgccgccgccgaccGCGCGCTGTGGCGCCGCGCGCTGCTGCCGCGCGCCGGCCCACGCGCGCTGCGGGCGCTACAAGAGACGCAGAGCGCTATCGACCACAAAG GACACGAATGGTCGTGGCGCACGGAGTACGCGCTGCAAgcggcgcgctggcggcgctgcgggCGGCTGgtgggcggcgcgggcgcggcgccgctGCAGTGCGCAGCGCTGCACAGTGACGACGCCTGCCTAGCGCTCGTCGATGAAGACTCGACCGTCACG ATCTGGGAGCACACGGGCTCCGTCGACCGCGAGGACGCGGCTAAGGAGTGGACGCTGCGCTGGAACGGCGCGGCGAGCGCGCAGTGGCGCGGCGTGGCGCAAGCGCAGTgggcgccgcgcgcgcgccgcttGCTGCTCGCCGGCCAGCTGGCGCTCGTCGAGCGCTACGAGATACTCGTCCTCCACTTCGACGGTATTAAGCTTTACAGTTTtgaatcagttttttttaagaacGATTCTGTTGTCTCTGGGTTTCGTTATAAACAACCGGACACATCTCATtcatattacgagtatattttaAGGAATTACAAACGTttgttaaaattacaaaatttacatcATTACAA CCGCGGCGCGAGCGGGCCGGGCGGCGCGGCGTGCTGGGTGCGCGACGACGCCTTCCTGGCGCCGCGCCTGCGCCTGCTGGCGCCGCGCCGGGCCTGCACCACGCTGTGGCTCAACGCCGCCACACAG GAAATTTATTCCGAGTTCGCCGCGGTAGCTACACCACTTCTGCGGATCTACAACGAAGCCGCTGCACATATATC ACACATCCTTGTGGCAGAAGTACCCAGCGAAGAAGCGACGGACTCTCAAACGAAGACAAATGAAGACGCAGAGTTTCACAGCGAGCCGACCGCGCCGTACTTCGTTGCTCTCCGCCCG aaaaaaatatcgaaGGATAAGCAGCGGCAAATTTTGATAGCGGCGGGAGGTGTGGCGGGTGGACCGCGGGGCCAGGCACAGGCGCTGTTGGCGTGGGAGCTGCCGGCGCTGGAGTTGCCCATGATGTGGGTGGACGACGTGCTGGAGCAGCGCGTGCAGGCGCGCCGGACCCGGCCGCGCGCGCCCGACGTCGAGCCCGACCCTGCGCCCTCGGAGGACGACGTGCGCGCGCTCTGCAGCGCGCCCGCTGCCGTCTGCCGGCTGCAGGCGCGGGTGCTAGGGGTCGTGCTGCACCCTAG CGGTGGCTGCGTGTGGGCGACGACCGCGGCGGGCGTGTCGTGCGTGTCGCTGCCCGCGCTGGCGCCGCTGCTGCACCTGCCGCACGCCGCGCCCGAGCCGGCCCTGTCGCCGCACTACCTGCTGCCCTGCGTAGACGAAGACTACTTCGTgacgtaa
- the LOC123669666 gene encoding uncharacterized protein LOC123669666 gives MSFYLFKPAGGGSGRVCVWAVRGARRGPQLAHARAAAAAFLPRRVRAAPRRLLVLTADGLHIVRSLTGGTEGGARRGSCTPAAAPPCAPCTSAPRPPCRARSPAAPRGERVVCCAPRARPRPPCAAPDPPPPVTCKNNPHRGKRFVKCSEELKGDCGAPLDRVAMRLAAAERVRRLDYEREVAEREPPSAPVAEPYKLAGEHECLRATDGRDYTVSKPQNAPSRCSSNREPPPPCPIDLKPSDACEISRGQHLDPCEHQPRVFLEIDRSSNARSTAPEKQSNDTSETSKTPPKPSSSAGRFTTRILESLKRSGSTVCPRKSTSEKTITRSVDNSWCENLPPPKSVPVSCKEQSLTERLRQRPGGKSSQHCNPKRNMHTKTSNTPCSSKTSARLQENTKQDKSKSSWHERAELKEAGQGRVVPAHKKEQKNRKMGAGGLELNVPPNTEAVRVRVSLDFKAVDTNGRCINPVIEDDTNSRTLSSCHSIGGSNSWLSIKNLQKKFSRKKDTSTEVKTQDSNRICARPNGTKKAIPEKQSDCSVGQRNKQTNDSSSNTPISQRPCPPSPCTPRTQEPKSRFASTRDFLIVL, from the exons atgtctttttatttatttaa GCCGGCGGGCGGCGGCTCGGGGCGCGTGTGCGTGTGGGCGGTGCGCGGCGCTCGGCGCGGCCCGCAGCTGGCgcacgcgcgcgccgccgccgccgccttcCTGCCGCGCCGAgtgcgcgccgcgccgcgccgcctgCTCGTGCTCACCGCCGACGGCCTTCAT ATAGTCCGAAGCCTGACCGGCGGCACAGAAGGTGGAGCGCGACGTGGATCGTGCacgcccgccgccgcgccgccgtgCGCGCCGTGCACGAGCGCGCCGCGGCCGCCGTGCCGCGCGCGCTCGCCCGCCGCCCCGCGCGGCGAGCGCGTCGTGTGCTGCGCGCCGCGCGCCCGCCCGCGCCCTCCCTGCGCCGCGCCCGACCCGCCGCCTCCGGTCACTTGTAAAAACAATCCACATCGG GGGAAGCGGTTTGTAAAATGTAGCGAGGAACTGAAAGGTGATTGCGGAGCTCCACTGGACCGAGTGGCGATGCGCCTGGCGGCCGCCGAGCGCGTCCGTCGATTGGATTACGAACGAGAAGTAGCGGAGCGCGAACCTCCGTCAGCTCCCGTCGCAGAGCCGTACAAACTCGCCGGTGAACACGAGTGTTTGAGGGCGACAGATGGCCGTGATTATACGGTATCAAAACCACAAAACGCACCTAGCCGCTGCAGTTCTAACCGCGAACCCCCACCGCCTTGTCCGATAGATTTAAAACCCTCCGATGCATGCGAAATCAGCCGTGGACAACATCTTGATCCTTGTGAGCATCAACCGCGCGTCTTTCTCGAAATAGATCGAAGTTCCAATGCCCGATCTACCGCTCCAGAGAAACAAAGTAATGATACGAGCGAAACTAGTAAAACCCCTCCTAAACCGTCGTCTTCTGCAGGACGTTTTACTACACGTATACTTGAAAGTCTAAAACGAAGTGGAAGTACTGTTTGTCCTCGAAAATCGACTTCTGAGAAAACTATAACTCGATCTGTCGATAACAGCTGGTGTGAAAATTTGCCACCTCCGAAAAGTGTCCCGGTGAGCTGTAAGGAGCAATCGCTTACTGAACGCCTACGACAAAGGCCTGGTGGGAAATCCAGTCAACATTGTAATCCGAAAcgtaatatgcacacaaaaacaTCGAATACACCTTGTTCCTCTAAAACTAGTGCTCGTTTACAAGAAAACACGAAGCAAGATAAATCAAAATCTTCGTGGCATGAAAGGGCAGAGTTGAAAGAAGCAGGTCAAGGACGCGTGGTCCCAGCACATAAAAAGGAACAGAAAAATCGAAAAATGGGTGCCGGCGGCCTTGAGCTAAATGTCCCTCCCAACACGGAAGCTGTACGAGTTCGAGTGTCACTTGATTTTAAAGCTGTTGATACCAATGGACGTTGTATAAACCCTGTAATAGAAGATGACACAAATTCGCGAACTTTATCATCATGTCATAGTATTGGAGGATCCAATTCATGGTTGTCGataaaaaatcttcaaaaaaaattttcacgTAAAAAAGATACTTCCACAGAGGTGAAAACACAAGATAGTAATCGTATATGTGCACGTCCAAATGGAACTAAGAAAGCTATTCCAGAAAAACAGTCTGATTGTTCTGTGGGCCAGAGAAATAAACAAACTAATGACTCTAGCTCAAACACACCAATATCACAGAGACCTTGTCCTCCGTCGCCGTGCACTCCGCGGACTCAGGAACCCAAATCTCGATTTGCGTCCACTCGGGACTTTCTCATAGTTCTCTAA